The following are encoded together in the Trichocoleus sp. FACHB-46 genome:
- a CDS encoding ParA family protein yields the protein MIITIASFKGGVGKTTTALHLAEYLGKRRKGSKVILLDGDPNRSALSWYERGQQRAAFTVMDGDEEPSAFDHLVVDTPARTDPTELLPLASASDLLIIPSEISIFSLEATISTVSTLRSLSDDKYRILLTMLPTRGLKREVNAREALNEAELKVFNTGIKARTVYQDSALEGLSVADLRGDPATAAWNDYQALGKEIWKGWGTK from the coding sequence ATGATTATTACGATCGCAAGTTTCAAGGGTGGTGTAGGCAAGACGACCACAGCCCTACATTTAGCTGAGTATCTGGGTAAGCGCCGGAAGGGCAGCAAAGTCATCTTGTTAGATGGAGACCCTAACCGAAGCGCACTAAGCTGGTATGAGCGTGGTCAGCAGAGGGCAGCATTTACTGTAATGGATGGTGATGAGGAACCATCGGCCTTTGACCATCTGGTTGTTGACACTCCTGCCCGCACTGACCCCACTGAACTTTTACCCCTAGCTTCTGCTAGCGATTTGCTGATCATCCCTTCTGAAATTTCTATATTTTCGTTAGAAGCCACCATTTCTACTGTTAGCACTTTGCGATCGCTGTCTGATGATAAGTACCGCATCCTTTTAACCATGCTGCCGACTCGGGGTCTCAAAAGAGAGGTGAATGCCAGAGAAGCACTTAACGAGGCAGAACTAAAGGTGTTTAATACAGGTATTAAAGCTAGAACTGTGTATCAAGATTCGGCATTAGAAGGTTTGTCAGTTGCAGATTTGCGCGGTGATCCTGCTACTGCTGCATGGAACGACTATCAAGCATTGGGTAAAGAAATCTGGAAGGGTTGGGGAACAAAATGA